GCAGGTGGTGGTGTGCAGCGCAGAGGCAAAGGGGGCAAAGGAGAAGGAAAGGAGGGCACGGGACTGAGCCTTCCCACTCAACCTAATACCACCTCACGGACTCAGGAGTTATCTGAGGGGACATGCTCTTCAAAGCCCTCACTCTCCCTAACCAGTGCCCTCTCCAGGATGACGCGGCCCTCCTTGTACCGCTGACTGTCCTCAGTAGCAAACTCGTAGATCCAGCCCAGTTTGCTGTTGCAGTTCTTACAGCTGACATCCCTCACCATGTGTCTGCCGGTGAGCATCACTCTGTCCTGCACCTCACTGTACTGGAGGTTCACCACCTGTAGGAAGGAGTTATAAGTTTAAGTTAAAATATAACTAAT
Above is a window of Oreochromis niloticus isolate F11D_XX linkage group LG19, O_niloticus_UMD_NMBU, whole genome shotgun sequence DNA encoding:
- the LOC100692876 gene encoding protein yippee-like 5, producing MGRIFLDHIGGTRLFSCANCDTILTNRSELISTRFTGATGRAFLFNKVVNLQYSEVQDRVMLTGRHMVRDVSCKNCNSKLGWIYEFATEDSQRYKEGRVILERALVRESEGFEEHVPSDNS